A portion of the Magnetovibrio sp. genome contains these proteins:
- a CDS encoding substrate-binding domain-containing protein translates to MSHFAQVVRQSEPPRAVADAKPVRIALIYPGLQASDYWRRSVDSFEARLKAAGQPYVLDKYFTKPTIEVRKQAEHLAQALEQKPDYLVFTLDAQRHKLLIERVLAHGTPKLILQNVTTPLKAWNNRQPFLYVGFDHVTGTRILADHFVKATGGFGDYAVVCWSRGYISEMRGESFVAAMKNVPNLNLKAFFYAGSTQEAGRTAALAALKDFPDLKFIYACSTDLALGVADALRQENRQDRVMVNGWGGGSSELAAIQKGELDVTVMRMNDDNGVAMADAIVLDQSGTPGAVPTVYTGDFALVTKNLTPAAIDDLEIRAFRYSGQ, encoded by the coding sequence ATGTCGCACTTCGCGCAGGTGGTGCGTCAGTCAGAACCTCCACGCGCCGTCGCAGATGCCAAGCCGGTACGTATCGCGTTGATTTATCCGGGGCTGCAAGCGTCGGATTACTGGCGGCGATCAGTGGACTCGTTCGAAGCGCGCCTCAAGGCTGCGGGCCAACCCTATGTGCTCGACAAGTACTTCACCAAACCGACCATCGAAGTGCGCAAACAAGCCGAGCATTTGGCCCAGGCGTTGGAACAAAAGCCCGACTATCTGGTGTTCACTTTGGATGCACAGCGCCACAAGTTGCTCATAGAGCGCGTGTTGGCACACGGCACGCCGAAGCTGATCTTGCAAAACGTCACCACCCCGCTGAAAGCCTGGAATAACCGCCAGCCGTTTCTCTATGTCGGCTTCGATCATGTCACCGGCACGCGCATCCTTGCCGATCACTTCGTCAAGGCGACCGGCGGATTCGGCGATTATGCAGTGGTGTGTTGGTCGCGCGGCTACATCAGCGAAATGCGCGGTGAATCGTTCGTCGCTGCGATGAAAAACGTACCCAACCTGAACTTGAAGGCCTTTTTCTATGCCGGCTCGACCCAGGAAGCGGGACGCACGGCTGCGTTGGCCGCGCTGAAAGATTTTCCCGATTTGAAATTCATCTACGCCTGTTCGACCGATCTTGCCTTAGGCGTCGCAGACGCTTTGCGCCAGGAAAACCGTCAAGATCGAGTCATGGTCAATGGCTGGGGCGGCGGCAGCTCGGAATTGGCCGCCATCCAAAAAGGTGAGCTCGACGTCACCGTGATGCGCATGAACGACGACAATGGCGTCGCCATGGCCGATGCGATCGTGCTCGACCAATCGGGCACCCCAGGGGCGGTGCCGACCGTGTACACGGGCGATTTTGCTTTGGTGACGAAAAATCTCACGCCTGCGGCCATCGACGACTTAGAGATCAGGGCTTTCCGCTACAGCGGCCAATGA
- a CDS encoding ROK family protein — protein MTAASPSINSPSKRIGIDLGGTKIEGILLDQTGAEVERTRVPTPQGDYLATVQAIADLVKRLDALAAEMDGIEVPTVGVAIPGAASLATGLIKNANSVCLIGKPLDHDLAEAIGRTVRLANDANCFSVSEAVDGAAAEALRANQQNGPAVVFGVILGTGVGGGISIGGHPLTGVNAIAGEWGHNPLPWPEDSERPGPPCYCGKHGCIETFLSGPGMENDHHAATCARLVSPEIVARAAQGDAACEATLQRYEQRLARALASVINVLDPDVIVLGGGLSNIARLYERIPKLWGDWVFSDKVDTQLVQNRHGDSSGVRGAAWLWA, from the coding sequence GTGACCGCAGCCTCGCCGTCCATAAACTCACCGTCCAAGCGCATCGGCATCGATCTCGGCGGCACCAAGATCGAGGGCATCTTGCTCGACCAAACAGGTGCTGAGGTCGAACGCACCCGCGTCCCCACCCCGCAAGGCGATTATCTGGCCACCGTTCAAGCCATCGCCGACTTGGTGAAGCGGTTGGACGCCCTTGCCGCCGAAATGGACGGCATCGAAGTGCCCACGGTTGGCGTGGCGATTCCCGGCGCGGCGTCGCTGGCGACAGGACTGATCAAAAACGCCAATTCGGTCTGCCTGATCGGCAAACCGCTGGACCACGATTTGGCTGAGGCGATCGGGCGCACGGTGCGGCTCGCCAACGACGCCAATTGTTTCAGCGTTTCCGAAGCCGTCGACGGTGCGGCGGCGGAGGCTTTACGCGCAAACCAACAAAACGGGCCGGCCGTGGTGTTCGGCGTGATCCTCGGCACCGGGGTCGGCGGCGGCATCAGCATCGGCGGCCATCCGCTGACCGGCGTCAACGCCATTGCCGGGGAGTGGGGCCACAATCCCCTGCCCTGGCCCGAAGATTCCGAACGCCCGGGTCCGCCATGCTATTGCGGCAAACACGGGTGCATCGAAACGTTTTTATCCGGCCCAGGTATGGAAAACGACCACCACGCCGCCACCTGCGCGCGCTTGGTAAGCCCAGAAATCGTCGCGCGCGCCGCCCAAGGTGACGCCGCCTGCGAAGCCACGCTGCAACGCTACGAACAACGTCTGGCGCGGGCGCTGGCCAGCGTCATCAACGTCTTGGACCCCGACGTGATCGTTTTGGGCGGCGGCCTGTCAAACATCGCCCGGCTTTACGAGCGCATCCCCAAACTCTGGGGGGACTGGGTGTTTTCCGACAAAGTCGACACCCAACTGGTGCAAAACCGTCACGGCGACAGTTCCGGCGTGCGTGGCGCGGCGTGGCTGTGGGCTTAG
- a CDS encoding helix-turn-helix transcriptional regulator: MTSAADSAATVAPQAECEVAQAKREGNGERSGASGHLPVFDAFDGLGLTGRDVAELVGVTPPTVSKWRSAKVHIPGEKLAFLTLVLAHLLDEADKVANNGGECSSSTRGPIEAAHAALVYQDVLNRDLDPSDVRVGAQRFRAWWSSGEALKLQDKRFQPSSNADILDVLKKMRTKR; encoded by the coding sequence ATGACGTCTGCAGCCGATTCGGCGGCAACGGTGGCACCCCAAGCAGAATGCGAGGTGGCCCAAGCGAAACGCGAGGGGAACGGTGAGCGGTCCGGTGCATCCGGGCATTTGCCTGTTTTCGATGCGTTCGACGGCTTAGGCCTGACGGGGCGAGATGTCGCGGAACTTGTCGGCGTCACCCCGCCCACGGTGAGCAAATGGCGTTCGGCCAAGGTGCACATCCCGGGCGAAAAGCTGGCGTTTTTAACCTTGGTGCTTGCGCATCTTCTGGATGAGGCGGATAAGGTGGCGAACAATGGGGGCGAATGCAGTTCTTCTACACGTGGACCGATCGAGGCCGCGCACGCCGCGCTGGTCTATCAAGATGTGCTCAACCGCGACTTGGACCCAAGCGACGTGCGCGTCGGCGCACAGCGCTTTCGCGCTTGGTGGTCGTCAGGCGAAGCTTTGAAACTGCAAGACAAACGTTTCCAGCCGTCCAGCAATGCGGACATTTTGGATGTGTTGAAGAAAATGAGGACCAAACGATGA
- a CDS encoding metalloregulator ArsR/SmtB family transcription factor produces MVTERLKTIQANALRASTLLKAMSNQHRMMILCQLVPGEKCVSDLEEIIGLSQSALSQHLARLRRDSLVQTRREAQTIYYSLYGEEASAVIETLYGLYCGQDATLVVHDAEEPKVKAI; encoded by the coding sequence GTGGTTACGGAAAGACTAAAAACAATTCAGGCCAACGCACTGCGTGCGAGTACCCTTCTAAAGGCCATGAGCAACCAGCATCGAATGATGATTTTGTGTCAATTGGTGCCAGGTGAGAAATGCGTCAGCGATCTGGAAGAAATCATCGGACTGAGCCAATCGGCACTGTCCCAGCATCTTGCGCGCCTGCGCAGGGATTCACTGGTGCAAACGCGCCGTGAAGCCCAAACCATCTATTATTCACTTTATGGCGAAGAAGCCAGCGCGGTGATCGAAACCCTTTACGGCCTCTATTGCGGCCAAGACGCCACCTTGGTGGTGCACGACGCCGAAGAACCGAAAGTTAAAGCCATTTAA
- a CDS encoding efflux RND transporter permease subunit — MNLIKTSIDRPIAVVAAVLMVVLFGLLALDTIPIQLTPDINKPVMSVRTHWSGAAPAEIEREILNRQEDALRGLEGLDNMIGRAEEGRATVTLEFNVGQDMDKALLLVSNRLDRIDGYPDEVDKPTLATRGSEDTPIAWFSLKRLPGNDRDMHTYGDYVENVIQDRFERVPGVAGTNVYGGTQQEMRVIVDPVRLANFGLTVPEVLGALRGANSSATAGTVDEGKRRYVVRTEGELTTPEQVQAVVVRSLKDPVTGSVSRVTVADIGIVTTDYKDPTAFIRRSGEPTMMVNVERETGANVIEIMDELRIAVAELNAAPLASDKLVLEQVYDETIYIKSAIDLVQQNIWVGGTLAAIILLLFLRSGAATLIISIAIPVSVIGAFVAMAAMGRSINVISLAGIAFAVGMVVDAAIVVLENIFRLRQEGSSQREAAYKGAAQVWGAILVSALTTVMVFVPILIMQLEAGQLFRDIAVAISVAVVLSLIVAVTVIPALSNRLLTSVPEHSPTGVLHQVDVLAGRFTALIVSFTHSVAHNRAKALLVVMTLLIVGGSTTWWLAPQKEYLPTGNRNLIFGFILPPPGYNLETTTKTAQEIEDSVRHLWASVTGAESKPGEPPKMEDFFFIARPASTIVGARAVEPERIAELIPVLREPVFKEPGTFGFIRQPSLFGRGIGSGRNIELNISGPELEVVLAVALKATGLIEGVLPRDDGHQMRPRPGLELGAPEVRIVPDPLRLADNGVSARDFSQTVDAFNDGLRVAEITVDGKRIDLTLAGPERKVTTTQGIDNLPVVTRSGAIVPVSSLADVVVTSGPTEIRHIERERTVTLQISPSNAVSLEAAIKLINEQVAQPLRDEGLPEGVRIRLAGTADQLSQTWDAMTFNLLLAIVIVYLVMAVLFESFLYPFIIILSVPLATAGGMIGLWVVNLFTLQSLDMLTMLGFIILVGIVVNNAILIVHQTLYHRREDGMGLEDAIVAATENRIRPIFMSTLTSVFGMLPLVMFPGAGSELYRGLGSVVVGGLTLSAILTLVIIPPLLTLFGGVLDQGLLQVFKPKKIRNKAAT, encoded by the coding sequence ATGAACCTGATCAAGACATCGATCGACCGCCCCATCGCCGTGGTTGCGGCGGTTCTGATGGTGGTGCTGTTCGGCTTGCTCGCGCTTGACACCATCCCCATTCAGCTCACCCCCGACATCAACAAACCGGTAATGAGCGTGCGCACCCATTGGAGCGGCGCCGCGCCCGCCGAAATCGAACGTGAAATCCTCAACCGCCAGGAAGACGCCCTACGCGGGCTTGAGGGCCTCGACAACATGATCGGGCGCGCCGAAGAAGGCCGCGCCACGGTGACCTTGGAATTCAATGTCGGACAGGACATGGACAAGGCGCTGTTGCTGGTGTCCAACCGCCTGGACCGCATCGACGGCTACCCCGACGAGGTCGACAAGCCGACCTTGGCGACACGCGGCAGCGAAGACACCCCGATCGCATGGTTCTCGCTCAAACGCCTGCCCGGCAACGACCGCGACATGCACACCTACGGCGATTACGTCGAAAACGTCATTCAAGATCGCTTCGAGCGCGTTCCCGGCGTCGCCGGAACAAACGTCTACGGCGGCACCCAGCAGGAAATGCGCGTCATCGTCGATCCGGTCCGTTTGGCGAATTTCGGCCTGACCGTGCCCGAAGTCTTGGGCGCGCTACGCGGCGCGAATTCGTCGGCTACCGCGGGGACCGTGGACGAAGGCAAGCGCCGCTATGTGGTGCGTACCGAAGGCGAACTGACCACGCCCGAACAGGTTCAGGCCGTGGTGGTGCGCTCTCTCAAAGATCCCGTTACGGGTAGCGTGTCGCGCGTCACCGTCGCCGACATCGGCATCGTCACCACCGATTACAAAGACCCCACCGCGTTCATCCGCCGATCCGGCGAGCCGACCATGATGGTCAACGTCGAACGCGAAACCGGCGCCAACGTGATCGAAATCATGGACGAATTGCGTATCGCCGTGGCCGAACTGAACGCTGCACCGCTGGCGTCCGACAAGCTGGTCTTGGAACAGGTCTACGACGAAACCATCTACATCAAATCCGCCATCGACCTAGTGCAACAAAACATCTGGGTCGGCGGCACCTTGGCGGCGATCATCTTGCTGTTGTTTTTGCGTTCCGGCGCGGCGACCCTGATCATCTCCATCGCCATTCCGGTTTCGGTGATCGGCGCGTTCGTCGCCATGGCGGCGATGGGCCGTTCGATCAACGTGATCTCGCTGGCAGGCATCGCGTTCGCCGTCGGCATGGTGGTGGACGCCGCTATCGTGGTGCTGGAAAACATTTTCCGCCTGCGTCAAGAAGGCTCCAGCCAGCGCGAAGCCGCCTACAAGGGTGCGGCCCAGGTGTGGGGCGCGATCTTGGTCTCGGCGCTGACCACCGTGATGGTGTTCGTGCCGATCTTGATCATGCAATTGGAAGCCGGGCAACTGTTTCGCGACATCGCCGTGGCGATCTCGGTGGCGGTGGTGCTGTCGCTGATTGTTGCGGTAACCGTAATCCCCGCGCTCAGCAACCGCCTACTGACATCGGTCCCCGAACACAGCCCCACCGGCGTGTTGCACCAGGTCGATGTGCTGGCCGGACGGTTCACCGCCCTGATCGTCAGCTTCACCCATTCTGTGGCGCACAACCGCGCCAAAGCGTTGCTGGTGGTGATGACGCTGCTGATCGTCGGCGGCAGCACGACCTGGTGGTTGGCGCCGCAAAAGGAATACCTGCCCACCGGCAACCGCAACCTGATTTTCGGCTTCATTCTGCCGCCGCCCGGCTACAATCTGGAAACCACCACCAAGACGGCCCAGGAAATCGAAGATTCGGTGCGCCATTTGTGGGCGTCGGTGACCGGGGCTGAATCCAAACCCGGCGAACCGCCCAAAATGGAAGACTTCTTCTTCATCGCCCGTCCCGCCTCGACCATCGTCGGCGCGCGCGCGGTGGAGCCCGAACGCATCGCCGAATTGATCCCGGTGCTGCGTGAACCGGTGTTCAAGGAACCGGGTACGTTCGGCTTCATCCGCCAACCATCGCTGTTCGGTCGCGGCATCGGCAGCGGGCGCAACATCGAGCTGAACATTTCCGGCCCGGAACTCGAGGTGGTTTTGGCCGTCGCGCTCAAAGCCACCGGCCTGATCGAAGGCGTTTTGCCGCGCGACGACGGCCACCAGATGCGACCGCGACCGGGCCTGGAATTGGGCGCACCGGAAGTGCGCATCGTGCCTGATCCGTTGCGTTTGGCCGACAACGGCGTGTCCGCACGCGATTTCAGCCAAACCGTCGATGCCTTCAACGACGGCCTGCGGGTCGCGGAAATCACCGTCGACGGCAAGCGCATCGACCTTACCTTGGCGGGCCCGGAACGCAAGGTCACGACGACCCAAGGGATCGACAACCTGCCGGTGGTCACCCGTTCGGGGGCGATCGTACCGGTCAGTTCGCTGGCCGACGTGGTTGTGACCTCGGGCCCCACCGAAATCCGCCATATCGAACGCGAACGAACCGTTACTTTGCAAATCAGCCCGTCAAACGCCGTATCCCTGGAAGCCGCGATCAAGCTGATCAACGAACAAGTTGCCCAACCCCTGCGCGACGAGGGCTTACCCGAGGGCGTCCGCATCCGTCTGGCGGGCACCGCCGATCAGCTATCGCAAACCTGGGACGCAATGACGTTTAACCTGTTGCTCGCCATCGTCATCGTCTATCTGGTCATGGCGGTGCTGTTTGAGAGCTTCCTTTATCCGTTCATCATCATCTTGTCGGTGCCGTTGGCGACCGCGGGCGGCATGATCGGATTATGGGTGGTCAACCTGTTCACCCTGCAATCGTTGGATATGCTGACGATGCTGGGGTTCATCATCTTGGTCGGCATCGTCGTCAACAACGCCATCTTGATCGTGCACCAAACCCTCTATCACCGCCGCGAAGACGGCATGGGCCTGGAAGACGCCATCGTCGCAGCCACGGAAAACCGCATCCGCCCTATCTTTATGTCGACGTTGACCTCGGTGTTCGGCATGTTGCCGCTGGTGATGTTCCCCGGCGCGGGATCGGAACTCTACCGCGGTTTGGGCTCGGTGGTCGTAGGCGGGTTGACCCTGTCTGCGATTCTAACTTTGGTTATCATCCCGCCGCTTTTGACCCTGTTCGGCGGAGTCTTGGATCAAGGCCTATTGCAGGTGTTTAAACCTAAAAAAATTCGTAACAAAGCAGCGACTTAG
- a CDS encoding efflux RND transporter periplasmic adaptor subunit — translation MSLRAFVRTLLVAVLGLHMVAASPALAQEKKKNAPKAALIGIDAVIEERASQTVPVIGRLVAQRSGVVSVLSKGVVAEVLVRVGDRVQAGDVMARLLANSLTWSRELRAAEVDSAKASLANARTQASLRRQELKRLDNLKKSAAFSAARYEDAQKELAKAESDAARAEAELARNIANLNLAQIDLDNAEIKAPYPGVVSAVHTEVGTYLNTGQPVVTLVDDSTMEIEADVPANRTAGLVAGTQVTFTTGGGPQQQATVRAVVPDENPLTRTRAVRFAPDANAILEGAASNQTVAISIPAGPARIVVTVHKDAVLNRNGRQVVFLMKDGKAELRPVTLDEAVLGRFIVISGLTPGDKVVVRGNERLAPGQEIRAEASADAAKVSNDQ, via the coding sequence ATGAGTCTACGTGCGTTTGTACGAACCCTGTTGGTCGCGGTTCTCGGCCTGCATATGGTCGCGGCTTCCCCCGCGCTTGCGCAAGAAAAAAAGAAGAACGCCCCCAAGGCTGCGCTGATCGGAATCGATGCCGTCATTGAAGAACGCGCCAGCCAGACCGTGCCGGTGATCGGGCGATTGGTTGCGCAGCGCTCGGGCGTGGTTTCGGTGCTGTCCAAAGGCGTGGTCGCCGAAGTGCTGGTGCGGGTCGGCGACCGGGTGCAAGCGGGCGACGTCATGGCGCGCCTGTTGGCCAACAGCCTGACCTGGTCGCGTGAGTTGCGTGCCGCCGAAGTCGACAGCGCCAAGGCCAGCCTCGCCAATGCCCGAACCCAGGCCAGCCTGCGTCGCCAGGAACTCAAACGCCTGGACAACCTTAAGAAATCCGCCGCCTTCAGCGCCGCACGCTATGAAGACGCGCAAAAAGAACTGGCCAAGGCCGAAAGCGATGCCGCCCGCGCCGAAGCCGAGCTGGCGCGCAATATCGCCAACCTCAATCTGGCGCAAATCGACCTAGACAACGCCGAGATCAAAGCCCCCTATCCCGGGGTGGTGTCGGCCGTGCACACCGAAGTCGGCACATATCTCAACACCGGCCAGCCGGTGGTGACGCTGGTCGACGATTCCACCATGGAAATCGAAGCCGACGTGCCCGCGAACCGCACCGCCGGTCTGGTGGCGGGCACCCAGGTCACGTTCACCACCGGCGGCGGCCCGCAACAGCAAGCCACCGTGCGCGCCGTGGTGCCGGACGAAAACCCGTTAACCCGCACCCGCGCGGTACGCTTTGCCCCCGATGCGAACGCCATTCTCGAAGGCGCGGCCTCGAACCAGACCGTCGCCATCAGCATTCCCGCCGGTCCTGCACGCATCGTGGTGACCGTGCACAAGGACGCGGTGCTCAATCGCAACGGCCGCCAAGTGGTGTTTTTAATGAAAGACGGCAAGGCCGAACTGCGCCCAGTGACCTTGGATGAAGCGGTATTGGGACGTTTTATCGTCATTTCCGGGCTGACCCCGGGTGACAAGGTGGTGGTGCGCGGCAACGAGCGTCTGGCCCCCGGCCAAGAGATCCGCGCCGAGGCATCCGCCGACGCTGCCAAAGTCTCCAACGACCAGTAG
- a CDS encoding histone deacetylase family protein, whose protein sequence is MSTLFYTHPSSLEHDTGPGHPERIDRIRAVEDGLSGPEFDALIRREAPRGSVWDIKRVHDDAYIQSVFAAVPETGYERLDPDTVLSPGSGEAALYAVGGVCAAVDAVVAGEADNAFCALRPPGHHAERDRAMGFCLFNNIAIAAFHALQLDGIERVAVVDFDVHHGNGTQHAFWDHENLFYASIHQSPCFPGTGTERERGKFNNIANAPLPPGSTGDDMRDAFGFIRPALRTFAPDLVLVSAGFDAHTDDPLANLDFHEGDFAWITNELVILAETYAHGRLVSVLEGGYDLGALARSSAAHVAALMSA, encoded by the coding sequence TTGAGCACGCTTTTTTATACCCACCCGAGTTCTTTGGAACACGATACAGGCCCCGGCCATCCCGAGCGCATCGACCGTATTCGCGCCGTGGAAGACGGCTTGTCGGGACCGGAGTTCGACGCGCTGATCCGCCGCGAAGCGCCGCGCGGCTCCGTGTGGGACATCAAGCGGGTGCACGACGACGCCTATATTCAGTCGGTGTTCGCCGCCGTGCCTGAAACCGGCTATGAACGACTGGACCCCGATACGGTGCTGTCACCCGGTTCCGGCGAAGCGGCGTTGTATGCCGTGGGCGGGGTGTGCGCCGCCGTCGACGCGGTGGTCGCGGGCGAGGCCGACAATGCCTTTTGCGCCCTGCGTCCGCCCGGCCACCACGCCGAGCGCGACCGCGCCATGGGCTTTTGTCTGTTCAACAACATCGCCATCGCGGCGTTTCATGCCCTGCAATTGGACGGCATCGAACGGGTGGCGGTGGTGGATTTCGACGTTCATCACGGCAATGGCACCCAACATGCGTTTTGGGATCACGAAAACCTGTTTTACGCCTCGATCCACCAATCGCCGTGTTTTCCCGGCACCGGCACAGAGCGCGAACGCGGCAAATTCAACAACATCGCCAACGCGCCGCTGCCGCCGGGCAGCACCGGCGACGACATGCGCGATGCGTTCGGCTTCATCCGTCCGGCGCTGAGAACCTTCGCTCCGGATCTGGTTTTGGTGTCGGCCGGATTCGATGCTCACACCGACGATCCGTTGGCGAATCTCGACTTCCATGAGGGCGATTTCGCGTGGATCACCAATGAACTTGTGATTCTCGCCGAAACTTACGCTCATGGGCGCTTGGTGTCGGTGTTGGAAGGCGGTTACGACCTGGGGGCGCTGGCGCGATCGAGCGCGGCGCACGTCGCGGCGTTGATGAGCGCATAG
- a CDS encoding exodeoxyribonuclease VII small subunit: protein MADTSETTAIPKDIQKLSFEDALAELEGIVRDLEDGRGELEGAIKAFERGTLLKRHCAAKLKEAEARIEKILPGDPAAGGGAEGLETAEFD from the coding sequence ATGGCCGATACCTCTGAGACCACTGCAATTCCCAAAGACATCCAGAAACTCAGCTTCGAAGACGCGCTGGCCGAGCTGGAAGGCATCGTGCGCGATCTGGAAGATGGGCGCGGCGAACTCGAAGGTGCGATCAAGGCGTTCGAACGCGGCACCTTGCTCAAACGCCATTGCGCCGCCAAGCTCAAGGAAGCCGAGGCGCGGATCGAAAAAATTCTACCCGGCGACCCGGCGGCGGGCGGCGGGGCCGAGGGGCTGGAAACGGCGGAGTTCGACTAA
- a CDS encoding farnesyl diphosphate synthase gives MTYQFDEAVFKARLNQDAEFVNRAMDTLLPIDQGPESRLMEAVRYAALMGGKRVRPYLTLHTAALFNVDVKRALRVASAVEMVHCYSLVHDDLPAMDDDDLRRGQPTCHIKFDEATAILAGDALLTRAFEVLSEEGTHQDATIRIDLVKELSKASGAFGMVGGQMLDLVAHEHELDMSEVARLQRMKTGGLINFACVSGAILGKASESALNKLHSYAHDVGLAFQIADDLLDATGDAEQVGKRTGKDAAQGKATFVSLMGVEQAREQAALLRDQAIDQLDIFGDKADPLRDMAHFVVNRVS, from the coding sequence GTGACCTATCAATTCGACGAAGCCGTTTTCAAAGCGCGCCTCAACCAAGACGCCGAGTTCGTAAACCGCGCCATGGATACCCTATTGCCCATCGACCAAGGCCCCGAGAGCCGGTTGATGGAAGCGGTGCGCTACGCCGCGCTGATGGGCGGCAAACGAGTGCGTCCGTATTTGACCCTACACACGGCGGCTCTGTTCAACGTCGACGTCAAGCGCGCGCTGAGAGTCGCCTCGGCGGTTGAAATGGTGCATTGCTATTCGTTGGTGCACGACGATCTGCCGGCCATGGACGATGACGATCTGCGTCGTGGTCAGCCGACCTGTCACATCAAGTTCGACGAAGCCACCGCGATCTTGGCCGGCGACGCGTTGCTAACGCGTGCGTTCGAGGTGTTGTCCGAAGAAGGCACCCATCAAGACGCCACCATCCGTATCGATTTGGTCAAGGAATTGTCCAAGGCGTCCGGTGCGTTCGGCATGGTCGGGGGGCAGATGTTGGATTTGGTCGCCCATGAGCACGAATTGGATATGAGCGAGGTCGCGCGCCTGCAACGCATGAAGACCGGCGGGCTGATCAACTTCGCATGCGTGTCGGGGGCGATCCTCGGCAAGGCGTCGGAAAGCGCGTTGAACAAGCTGCACAGTTACGCCCACGATGTCGGCTTGGCGTTCCAGATCGCCGACGATCTGTTGGACGCGACGGGCGACGCCGAACAGGTGGGTAAACGCACCGGCAAGGATGCGGCTCAAGGCAAAGCGACCTTCGTTTCGTTGATGGGGGTCGAACAGGCCCGCGAGCAAGCCGCGCTATTGCGCGATCAAGCCATTGATCAGCTTGATATTTTCGGCGATAAAGCCGATCCGTTACGCGATATGGCGCATTTTGTGGTAAATCGCGTATCCTAA